The Bacillus sp. B-jedd sequence CTGTTCCTGGCGTATAGGTTAAATACATGACCTTGTCTTCTTCGCTTCCAAGGAAACTGAAGCCGATGATCGGCATCAATGCCAGGCTGCCGGCCAATAAAACTAGGGCTAGCAAGGATGTGATGATTTTATGATTAAGTGTCTTTTCAAGTACTTTTTTATACCCTGCAGCCAGTTTTCCCGCTTCTTTATGGTTCTTTTCCGTTTTCTCCCCATAAATCTTTTTCTTGAATAAAGAGTGAGATAATGCGGGTACAACTGTTATGGCAATCAAAAGCGAAGCGCCCAAAGCGAAAGTCATCGTTAACGCGAACGGCGCGAATAGCTCGCCGACCATGCCGCCGACAAAAATGAGCGGCGCGAATACAGCCACCGTTACCAGAGTAGATGACAAAATCGGTTTGAACATCTCTATTGTCGACTCACGAATCAGTGCGCGGCCAGTAAGCGGTTCACCTTTAAGGTGAATGCGCCTGTAAATATTTTCAACAACGACAATCGAGTCATCGATGACCCGCCCAATCGCAACAGTAATAGCCCCGAGTGTCATGATATTCAAAGTGATACCGAGCCAATTTAGGAGCAGAAGCGCCATCAAGATGGAAACCGGGATGGAGATGATTGAAATAATGGTGGATTTTACATCCCTTAAGAATAAAAGAATGATCAACACAGCAATCAAGCCGCCGAATAGCGCTTTCTCGACCATCGTAAAAATGGAATCCTCAATCGGCTTTCCCTGGTCTAGCGATACATCGATAATCAACCCATCCGCCTTTTTCTTTTCTTCATTGATCAACTTTTTAACGCTATTGACAACATCGACCGTGTTCGCTTGCTGCTCTTTGACGATTTGGATGGCAATCGCGTCTTTTCCATTTGTCCTTGAGATTGACTTTACCTTGCCGACTGTCTTCACTTCTGCTATATCACCCAGTTTTACAAATGGGGCCGGATTGGAAGCCGAAGGTGTGACTGGAATGATCATGTTCCTTAACTCATCAACCGTCATGAATTTTCCGTCGATCGATACTGCCTGCTTGCCTTCTTCGAATTCGTAAAGCCCGAGTGAAACGGCGACATTGCTTGCCTGGATCATTTGCTTTACTTTATCCTCGGTTAAACCAAGCTCTTCCATCTTCTTTTCGTTATACGTCAGGTTTACTTCTTCAATATGCTGGCCGGTGATAGAGGCAGATCCCACACCGTCGATTTTTTCGATTTTCGGGACCAGGCTCTCTTCCACAGTAGAAGTCAGTTCAACAATATCTTCTTTTGTGCTGCTGACACTCAGTGCCATGACTGGCATCATATTCAAGCTGATAGCTGTAATGCTCGGCTTTTCAGCCCCGTCAGGAAGTTTCACTGTATCCAAAGCGGACTGCAGTTCCCGTTTTGCCTCATCCATATTAATTCCGTATTCATATTCAACCTGCAGATTTGACATATTTGAATACGAATTCGAGTACACAGCTTTTACGTTCTCTAAACCTTCTACCGCTTTCTCGATTGGCATGGAAACGCCTTCCATAACCTTTTCCGGCGTCGCACCCGGATATACATCCATGACCATCAAGTATGGAATCGAAATGTCCGGAATTGTTTCCATATTCATCCGCGTACCGGAATATATGCCCGATGCTGTAATGATGATTGTCAGCAGCCAGACTGCAAGCTTATTTTTTATAACAAAATTGACTAAACCTTTCACTATTACACCCGCCCTAAATTGACTTAACAGACTCTTTTACCTATACTAATGACTAGCCGGTCAATTGTCAACGGATGTTAAATAGGAGTGTTGAAAAAATGATGAAAAAACAACTAATCATGGAGAAAGCAGTTGAACTTTTTGCTGAAAAAGGGTTCGAATCGACTTCAATCCAACAAATAACCGAACATTGCGGCATCTCGAAAGGTGCCTTTTATTTATCATTCAAATCAAAGGATGAATTGATTGTCGCCTTAATCGACCACTTTATGATGGAGATGACCTCAAACATTGACCACATAGTCAGAAATACAAGAAACGACCGGGTTTTATACGAATTCTACTATGCGATTTATCTTTCCTTCCAAAAGCATTCCGCTTTCGCGAAAGTACTCATAAAAGAACAGGCACACACCTTTAACGAAGGTTTCATGGAAAAAATGAGTTTTTATGACAAGTTGATCGACAACTTAATTCTCACTATGATAGAAAGGCTCTATGGCCAAGAGGCAGAACGGATAAAATACGACTTGATTTTTTGTATAAAAGGATTTATGAATACCTATTCTCATCTGTTTTTATTCTACAACATTCCCATTGATCTCGATTTGCTTGCCCAATCACTTGTGGAGAAGACAAACATACTGGCCAGCCATGCTGCCATTCCATATGTTTCCGGGGACCTTGCTTTCATCCTTAAGCAGACGAAAAATGAAGAGATTCCTTGTGAAGCAATCGCTCAATTAATCGACCAAAAAATTGAGGAAATGGAAGAGTCAATCGAAAAAGAATCATTGGTTTTGTTAAGGCAGGAATTCTCAAGCCCTTCATTAAGCCGGGCAATCGTGAAAGGCTTAATTGAGAATCTGCAAAGTCACCCCCATTGTAAATGGGTTTCTTATTTGCTTCGCAGACATTTCCAATTTTAAAAGGCAGCCGGGGGAAACGAATCCCGGCTGCCTTTTTGCTCATATTAGAATGTCAAACCCAGCCTCTGTACTTGGATGCTTCGGCCATTCGCCGTACACCTTCCATGTAAGCGGCGAGTCTCATATCAATCCTTCTCATTTTGGCTGATTCGTAAATAGTATGAAATGCCTTCACCATTTTATCGCGCAGCTTCCCATCGACTTCGTGAAGAGGCCAGTACATCCCCTGCCTGTTCTGGACCCACTCAAAGTACGATGCAATGATTCCTCCAGCGCCAGCAAGCACATCTGGCACGAGCAGGATATCACGGTCAGTGAGGAGCTTCGTTGCTTCAGAAGTGGTTGGCCCTCCCGCCGCCTCGACGATAATCCGGGCTTTAATATTATCAGCATTATGCTTAGTAATTTGCTTCGATACCGCGGCTGGGACAAGGATATCGCATTCTTGTTCCAATAGTTCACCATTTGTGATTGTCCCTTCAAAAAGGGAGGTGACCGTACCAAAGCT is a genomic window containing:
- a CDS encoding efflux RND transporter permease subunit, whose protein sequence is MKGLVNFVIKNKLAVWLLTIIITASGIYSGTRMNMETIPDISIPYLMVMDVYPGATPEKVMEGVSMPIEKAVEGLENVKAVYSNSYSNMSNLQVEYEYGINMDEAKRELQSALDTVKLPDGAEKPSITAISLNMMPVMALSVSSTKEDIVELTSTVEESLVPKIEKIDGVGSASITGQHIEEVNLTYNEKKMEELGLTEDKVKQMIQASNVAVSLGLYEFEEGKQAVSIDGKFMTVDELRNMIIPVTPSASNPAPFVKLGDIAEVKTVGKVKSISRTNGKDAIAIQIVKEQQANTVDVVNSVKKLINEEKKKADGLIIDVSLDQGKPIEDSIFTMVEKALFGGLIAVLIILLFLRDVKSTIISIISIPVSILMALLLLNWLGITLNIMTLGAITVAIGRVIDDSIVVVENIYRRIHLKGEPLTGRALIRESTIEMFKPILSSTLVTVAVFAPLIFVGGMVGELFAPFALTMTFALGASLLIAITVVPALSHSLFKKKIYGEKTEKNHKEAGKLAAGYKKVLEKTLNHKIITSLLALVLLAGSLALMPIIGFSFLGSEEDKVMYLTYTPGTGELKDETLKNVQAVEEKMLKREDIDIVQISVTESGDPMAAMMGGAGDGALMYLIFDPEMENFPEVRKEIEEYVADIKQSGTWKSQNFSSMAMNSNEVSYALYSEDLDKLNQSVKLTEEVLKKNEGLEKVTSSNEDPYIEYTFRTEQDELMKYGLTTGQLIMMLNPDNSKDFITTVEKDGASLDVIVQHKQETTMPKSIDEILATPVPTAIGTTMPLSELVTVEKGTTLNTLARSKGDYYATVSGTVIGDDISKVTADIEKGIDKLDLPKGVTVETAGVQADMTETFTQLGAAMLAAIAIVYFILVVTFGEGLAPFAILFSLPFTVIGSFAGLFIAGETISVPVMMGLLMLIGIVVTNAIVLVDRIIRMERSGMAMREAILEAGATRLRPILMTAIATIGALVPLAMGNGGGGLISKGLGITVIGGLTSSTLLTLIIVPIVYEVLSKLFRKNRKEIQEN
- a CDS encoding TetR/AcrR family transcriptional regulator, whose amino-acid sequence is MMKKQLIMEKAVELFAEKGFESTSIQQITEHCGISKGAFYLSFKSKDELIVALIDHFMMEMTSNIDHIVRNTRNDRVLYEFYYAIYLSFQKHSAFAKVLIKEQAHTFNEGFMEKMSFYDKLIDNLILTMIERLYGQEAERIKYDLIFCIKGFMNTYSHLFLFYNIPIDLDLLAQSLVEKTNILASHAAIPYVSGDLAFILKQTKNEEIPCEAIAQLIDQKIEEMEESIEKESLVLLRQEFSSPSLSRAIVKGLIENLQSHPHCKWVSYLLRRHFQF